GTAGCTACCTTTCGTCCATTTTTTGTAAAATTTTCACAAAGCCAGATAAAGTCATCTTTTTTAACACCGCAAATTTTTAGATACTCATCTATACTGTGCTTAAACGCCTCTTCTTTTAAAAGTTGCATTGATGTTTTAACGGCAACCTCTTGATTATTTATTGAAATTTTTCCATCAAAAAACAATTTGGCTGGCTCATTAACTTTATAACTTTGCATCTTTGAACTTTGGCTAATAACCTGCCACTCTTCATTTATGAGCGCAAATTTTCTGTAGTTAGGGTGGGATTTATCAGTGATAACCAAATGGGTTGCGTTAGACCAATGTATCTCTCCTGCTAATTTCGCTTGGTCTAAATTTGGCTGGATAAGATAGTTTGTGGCATATTTTTTATTTTCTATGATCCATCTTATCATAGCCATAGCTAAGGCTGTATCTGTGCCTGGCTTTATCGGTATCCAGCGAGCATTTTTGGAAGCAAATTTTACTGCATTTGTAGCACTTGGATCTACAACAGCGTAAGCAAAATCAGAGTTATCTGCTCTGTTAGTCGCTACCATCTTTGCTTGTTTTTGAAATGGATTACCTCCATTTGCAGGAGCCGTTCCCCAGAATATGCTAAATTTAGAGTGCTCGTAGTCTGGCTTGGTATGCATAAACCCTTTAGCATTATGAGCTATCTTACCCCCGGCTCTAAATCCACCACCACAAATTCCGCCGTGCGAGTAGTGATTGATCGTTCCAAAAGACTTTTTGATAAATCTATCAACTATATCAGATCGCCCATCATAAAGATAAAAACTTAAAAGTTGGTTTCGTTTTGTGCCGTACTCTGGGTTTTGAGGATCTATAAGCTCGTCAGAATTTAGCGCCTTTAAGCCATCTACATGCCCCTCTCCAAACAAATCTCCTCCATTTACAACCTCATCTATAAGTTGCTCAAAGCTTATCTTTTGCCACTTACCCTCGCCTCTTTTGCCAACTCTTTTTAAAGGGCTTAAAATTCGCACCGGACTATCTATCATTTGTGGCAACGCAGCTCCCCTTGCGCAGACAGTCGAGCGTGTCTCATCAGCCCCAAGCTTAGTTGTAGCTAAGAGCGCCTCGTTAATAGGGGTGTCAAAGTCTATCCATTGCGTAGTTGTAAGCGGATGATATGGGTTTCCAACACAGCGTAAAATTTTGCCATTTTTATCATCAACATGCAGTCTAAGACCGCATTTTGTCGTACATCCATGACACATCGAAAAGACAACAGAGTGCCCATCTTGCATAACCACCTTGCCATCAACAACACTAAACTCAGGCGCTTTATCACCACTTTGTGGGATATGATCATCTTTTTTCTCATTTGCATTTAAAGAAAATGGCAACGCTGAAACTGCTGCCATACTGGCTAAAAATTTTCGTCTTTGCATATTTTTTCCTTTACCAGCTTATTACTTTTTTATAGCCATTTTTGGCAGCCTTAGCTTCATTATTCATAGCTAAAATTTCACTTACACCATAGTAAAATACTTGTGGATGGGTATTTTTAGGACTATCAAGAACCATTGTTTTGTGTGTGGCTAAAAATTTTCTAATCGTTGAGTTCTCATCGTTTAGATCGCCTATTATGCGGCTACCACCAACACAAGTTTCCACGCAACTTGGCAACAGCCCAGCACGAAGCCTATGATCGCAAAATGTGCACTTATCTACTTTTAAAATTTCCTCATTTAAAAACCTAGCACCATACGGGCAAGCATCCACACACTGCATACAGCCGATACATTCAGCAGTATTTATCTTTACTATACCGTTGTTTTGCTGACAGCTTGAACCAGTCGGACAAACATCGATACAGGCTGGCTTCTCACAGTGATTACAAAGACGAGGCAAGGATGCTATAAAGCCTCTTTTTTTATCTTTAGTCGCCGCCTCATACTCGCTTACTATAGTGCGAAAACCGCCAGCTGGCGTGTCGTTTTCCATTGAGCAATTTAGCGTACAGCTTTGACAGCCCACACATCTAGTAAGATCTATAACCATAGCGTAGCGCTCACCTTTGGTTTTAGCAAATTTACTAGGAGCTGCTTTTAGGGCAGTAGCAGCTACAAATGTCCCAGCCATCGCTAAAAATGAGCGACGCGAACTACAGGTTGAGTTCATTTTTTCTCCTTTTAAAATTTGATATTTACTTTCATTTTTTAAATCAATTCTTATATATAAAAACTAATATAAAAATTTTATTTTACAAAATTATATGAAATTTATCGTAAAATCAATGTAAATTTTTTCAAAGACCCCTAAATATCGACATTAAAGATAAAAAATAGAACCATTTTTTGTAATAAAAAAGTAAAAATTTGTAATAAAGCAAGAAATTTGCATATAGCATGCGACCAAAATAAACCTGAATTGTAAAGCTAATATATCTAAAAATACGAATATTAAAGAGAGAATTTTAAGAGCTAGCTAATTAATTAAGCTTA
The genomic region above belongs to Campylobacter suis and contains:
- a CDS encoding 4Fe-4S dicluster domain-containing protein, whose amino-acid sequence is MNSTCSSRRSFLAMAGTFVAATALKAAPSKFAKTKGERYAMVIDLTRCVGCQSCTLNCSMENDTPAGGFRTIVSEYEAATKDKKRGFIASLPRLCNHCEKPACIDVCPTGSSCQQNNGIVKINTAECIGCMQCVDACPYGARFLNEEILKVDKCTFCDHRLRAGLLPSCVETCVGGSRIIGDLNDENSTIRKFLATHKTMVLDSPKNTHPQVFYYGVSEILAMNNEAKAAKNGYKKVISW